ACAACTTAAGAGGGGCATTTGCAATGAAAGAAGGGAGCACGCATGGGATTTCCCAAAGAAGGAGAAAAAGTACAAATACATAGTTATAAACATAATGGCTCCATTCATAGAATGTGGGAAGAGACGACCATTTTAAAAGGAACACAAAGTTTAGTGATTGGTGCGAATGATCGGACACTTGTTACGGAATCAGATGGACGAACATGGATTACTCGTGAACCAGCAATTTGTTATTTTCATGCAAATTATTGGTTTAATGTAATTGGGATGTTGCGAGAAGATGGTGTATACTACTATTGTAATTTAAGTTCCCCATTTGCATATGATCTTGAAGCGTTAAAGTATATTGATTATGATTTGGATATTAAAGTATATCCAGATATGACATATACTCTTTTAGATGAGGATGAGTATGAGAAACATAGCAAAATGATGAAGTATCCACCTGTCATTGATACAATTTTAAAGAGGAACGTAGAATATTTAAGAAAGTGGATTCATCAGCGAAAAGGACCGTTTGCACCGGACTTTGTAGATATGTGGTATGAGCGCTATTTAATGTATAGAGATTAAAACAAACCTGCAGGGAATACCCTAGCAGGTTTGTCCTATTGAGGGGGAAGTTATATGCAAGGAATAAAAAGGTATTTACAGTTTGTAAAACCATATAGATGGCTTATTGTAATTACCATCA
The window above is part of the Bacillus cytotoxicus NVH 391-98 genome. Proteins encoded here:
- the ntdP gene encoding nucleoside tri-diphosphate phosphatase; the protein is MGFPKEGEKVQIHSYKHNGSIHRMWEETTILKGTQSLVIGANDRTLVTESDGRTWITREPAICYFHANYWFNVIGMLREDGVYYYCNLSSPFAYDLEALKYIDYDLDIKVYPDMTYTLLDEDEYEKHSKMMKYPPVIDTILKRNVEYLRKWIHQRKGPFAPDFVDMWYERYLMYRD